The Rhododendron vialii isolate Sample 1 chromosome 8a, ASM3025357v1 genome has a window encoding:
- the LOC131336061 gene encoding uncharacterized protein LOC131336061 isoform X2, protein MEALASSVFVSKLSETIPVICAPHSSIRSPNKLIGSLKFRDTTPRVCGSRVLALAREASDGGDEEIRFENNGSSLISEKIASLSQGDPDYNQEGEKEANETRKMGTPLIVPSGSGAGGGSRAGLFRTPISGGVQSATSAHGLPRPALAVRNLMEQARFAQLCTVMSRMHHRREGYPFGSLVDFTPDSMGHPIFSFSPLAIHTRNLLADPRCTLVVQIPGWSGLSNARVTIFGDVFPLPEHDQEWAHKQYMTKHQQGPSQQWGNFYYFRMQNVSDIYFIGGFGTVAWVDVKEYETLQPDKIAVDGGEQNLKELNAIFSKPLKEVLSSEMEVDDAALISIDSKGIDIRVRIGAQFNMQRLSFEEGHAIETLEEAKAALWKLINKGRVYNLPK, encoded by the exons ATGGAAGCTCTAGCAAGTTCAGTTTTCGTTTCCAAATTATCAGAGACGATTCCGGTTATTTGTGCACCCCATTCTTCGATCAGATCACCAAATAAACTTATTGGGTCTCTGAAATTTCGTGATACGACGCCGCGGGTTTGTGGGTCTCGTGTTCTTGCGCTTGCTCGGGAAGCATCAGACGGAGGCGATGAAGAGATACGGTTTGAGAATAATGGGTCCAGTTTAATTTCTGAAAAGATTGCATCTTTGTCTCAG GGTGATCCGGACTACAATCAAGAGGGTGAAAAGGAAGCAAATGAGACACGAAAGATGGGGACACCTTTAATCGTCCCATCTGGAAGTGGAGCAGGGGGAGGCTCAAGGGCTGGGCTATTCAGAACTCCCATATCTGGTGGAGTCCAGAGTGCAACGTCAGCTCATGGTTTACCTCGACCTGCCTTAGCAGTGCGCAATCTGATGGAGCAG GCTAGATTCGCTCAGTTGTGTACGGTAATGTCTCGGATGCACCACCGAAGAGAAGGATACCCATTTGGTTCACTGGTAGATTTTACACCAGATTCAATGGGAC ATccaatattttcattttcaccATTGGCCATTCACACGCGAAATCTGTTGGCTGACCCGAGATGCACTCTTGTTGTGCAG ATACCTGGATGGAGTGGCTTGTCCAATGCGAGGGTAACCATATTCGGCGATGTCTTCCCTCTTCCTGAACACGACCAG GAATGGGCTCATAAACAGTATATGACCAAACATCAACAAGGGCCTTCTCAACAATGGGGGAACTTCTACTATTTTAGGATGCAGAACGTAAG TGACATATACTTCATTGGAGGCTTTGGCACTGTTGCTTGGGTTGATGTCAAGGAATATGAGACTCTTCAGCCTGATAAGATCGCTGTGGATGGGGGTGAACAGAACTTGAAG GAGCTCAATGCTATCTTTTCAAAACCCCTAAAAGAGGTATTGTCCAGCGAGATGGAAGTAGATGATGCTGCTCTTATATCAATAGACAGCAAGGGAATTGATATCCGAGTTCGGATAGGGGCCCAA TTCAACATGCAGAGATTATCCTTTGAAGAGGGGCATGCAATTGAAACTCTAGAGGAAGCTAAGGCGGCACTTTGGAAACTAATCAACAAAGGTCGAGTTTACAATTTGccaaaataa
- the LOC131336061 gene encoding uncharacterized protein LOC131336061 isoform X1, with the protein MEALASSVFVSKLSETIPVICAPHSSIRSPNKLIGSLKFRDTTPRVCGSRVLALAREASDGGDEEIRFENNGSSLISEKIASLSQGDPDYNQEGEKEANETRKMGTPLIVPSGSGAGGGSRAGLFRTPISGGVQSATSAHGLPRPALAVRNLMEQARFAQLCTVMSRMHHRREGYPFGSLVDFTPDSMGHPIFSFSPLAIHTRNLLADPRCTLVVQIPGWSGLSNARVTIFGDVFPLPEHDQEWAHKQYMTKHQQGPSQQWGNFYYFRMQNVSDIYFIGGFGTVAWVDVKEYETLQPDKIAVDGGEQNLKVGFLDSSRHYLKFNHLKTKELNAIFSKPLKEVLSSEMEVDDAALISIDSKGIDIRVRIGAQFNMQRLSFEEGHAIETLEEAKAALWKLINKGRVYNLPK; encoded by the exons ATGGAAGCTCTAGCAAGTTCAGTTTTCGTTTCCAAATTATCAGAGACGATTCCGGTTATTTGTGCACCCCATTCTTCGATCAGATCACCAAATAAACTTATTGGGTCTCTGAAATTTCGTGATACGACGCCGCGGGTTTGTGGGTCTCGTGTTCTTGCGCTTGCTCGGGAAGCATCAGACGGAGGCGATGAAGAGATACGGTTTGAGAATAATGGGTCCAGTTTAATTTCTGAAAAGATTGCATCTTTGTCTCAG GGTGATCCGGACTACAATCAAGAGGGTGAAAAGGAAGCAAATGAGACACGAAAGATGGGGACACCTTTAATCGTCCCATCTGGAAGTGGAGCAGGGGGAGGCTCAAGGGCTGGGCTATTCAGAACTCCCATATCTGGTGGAGTCCAGAGTGCAACGTCAGCTCATGGTTTACCTCGACCTGCCTTAGCAGTGCGCAATCTGATGGAGCAG GCTAGATTCGCTCAGTTGTGTACGGTAATGTCTCGGATGCACCACCGAAGAGAAGGATACCCATTTGGTTCACTGGTAGATTTTACACCAGATTCAATGGGAC ATccaatattttcattttcaccATTGGCCATTCACACGCGAAATCTGTTGGCTGACCCGAGATGCACTCTTGTTGTGCAG ATACCTGGATGGAGTGGCTTGTCCAATGCGAGGGTAACCATATTCGGCGATGTCTTCCCTCTTCCTGAACACGACCAG GAATGGGCTCATAAACAGTATATGACCAAACATCAACAAGGGCCTTCTCAACAATGGGGGAACTTCTACTATTTTAGGATGCAGAACGTAAG TGACATATACTTCATTGGAGGCTTTGGCACTGTTGCTTGGGTTGATGTCAAGGAATATGAGACTCTTCAGCCTGATAAGATCGCTGTGGATGGGGGTGAACAGAACTTGAAGGTGGGCTTCTTGGATTCGAGTAGACATTATCTCAAGTTCAATCATCTTAAAACTAAG GAGCTCAATGCTATCTTTTCAAAACCCCTAAAAGAGGTATTGTCCAGCGAGATGGAAGTAGATGATGCTGCTCTTATATCAATAGACAGCAAGGGAATTGATATCCGAGTTCGGATAGGGGCCCAA TTCAACATGCAGAGATTATCCTTTGAAGAGGGGCATGCAATTGAAACTCTAGAGGAAGCTAAGGCGGCACTTTGGAAACTAATCAACAAAGGTCGAGTTTACAATTTGccaaaataa